The genomic region GTACCCTGCAAATAATTTCTATGAAATGTAAAAGCTAACATGTTCTTATCAGCTTTGATAATCAATGAAGTAACAAATTTTCTATGTTTAGAAACATAGTTCATTAATATTTAAAATCCATTGAATATGGTCAACGCATATCCACCGCAATAAAAATAACTATGCACTAATAAAAAAACTCCCAATCACCGTAGTAATCAGAAGAAAAAAAATTATCGAAATCTCTCAAAATTATAAATTGCGGACGACTGGACTTGAACCAGCACAGCATTTCTGCCACTAGCACCTCAAGCTAGCGTGTCTACCAAATTCCACCACGACCGCAGACAGTCCCATTCGGAACGATTGGAACAATACACGATGAACGGGCTAACGTCAAGATAGTATGGAGAAATATTGGAAAAATCTTAGGTTCTATAGGTATCTCTTTCGATTGTCTCTGATATTGGTTTCACCACCAGGATATCATATCCCCACTCTCTTCAGCACACGTAAGAAAACTTCATGGAAGTTATTGACATATGCCAATAATAAACCTATGATGATGCCATCATCACATAAGGAGTAACCTATGAAAGTAGCAATGGCAGTAACAGGAAAAGACTTGGACTCCAAAATCAATCCGACATTCGGCAGGACACCCTTTTTCCTCATCTACGACACAGAAACAAAGAAAGAGACCTACATAGACAATCCTGCAATGAACGCCTCCGGCGGAGCAGGCATACAAGCAGCACAGGTTGTCATAGATACAGGAGCCGACACCGTAATCGCCTATCGATTCGGTGAAAACGCAGCCAAGGTATTTGAACATGCAAATGTAAAAAGTTACAAGGCTACAGAAGGGACGGTAAAGGAAAATATTGAAAAACTCGAAAGTAATGAACTTAGTCCATTACAGGAAGTCCACCCTGGCTTCCACCACGCCTGACCCATGCAGATAGCAGTACTCAGTGGCAAGGGAGGAACTGGAAAGACCTTTGTTTCAACCAACCTTGCAGCAGTCATTGAAAACTCGACTTATTTGGATTGCGACGTTGAAGAGCCTGACGGCAGATTGCTGTTGCACCCAGTCAGCATACAGACAGAAAAAGTAACAAAACCCATGCCTCAGGTCAATGCAGACAAATGCATAGGTTGCAGGGCTTGTGTGGATATCTGCAGATTCGGAGCATTGGCATTTCTTGGTGGGAAACCTATGGTATTCCCAGAAGTATGCCATAGCTGCGGAGGATGTACCCTTGTCTGTCCGACAAAGGCAATGGAAGCACATCCCCATGAAATCGGTACAATTGAAACTGGTACCTCAGGGAATATGGAAGTCGTAACAGGCATCCTGTCCATAGGAGAAGCTTCTGCCGTTCCCTTGATCAGCGCTGTCCTGAAAAAAGCAAAGGGAAATACCATTATCGATTGCCCACCAGGAAGTGCCTGCAGTGTCATGGAATCCATCAAGGGAAGTGATTACTGTGTCATG from Spirochaetia bacterium harbors:
- a CDS encoding NifB/NifX family molybdenum-iron cluster-binding protein, with the translated sequence MKVAMAVTGKDLDSKINPTFGRTPFFLIYDTETKKETYIDNPAMNASGGAGIQAAQVVIDTGADTVIAYRFGENAAKVFEHANVKSYKATEGTVKENIEKLESNELSPLQEVHPGFHHA
- a CDS encoding ATP-binding protein, with amino-acid sequence MQIAVLSGKGGTGKTFVSTNLAAVIENSTYLDCDVEEPDGRLLLHPVSIQTEKVTKPMPQVNADKCIGCRACVDICRFGALAFLGGKPMVFPEVCHSCGGCTLVCPTKAMEAHPHEIGTIETGTSGNMEVVTGILSIGEASAVPLISAVLKKAKGNTIIDCPPGSACSVMESIKGSDYCVMVAEPTIFGLHNLNMVYTLVKLFHKPYGIVINKCEDDYNLIDDFCKKEHIEVLLRIPFDKQTAQDTARGKLAVRQNAAMKQSFMSLADKLRERTKK